In one window of Gossypium arboreum isolate Shixiya-1 chromosome 4, ASM2569848v2, whole genome shotgun sequence DNA:
- the LOC108488476 gene encoding uncharacterized protein LOC108488476: MKLSSKPMSSPGRAEKYPPPLMRFLRSNVGSRSRGRSRTSPMFVRKKNTAIETQEPSSPKVTCMGQVRVRRSKQTASKSSRPGLPTRRRSRCKWIRNALFFHHLPGKVKAKPGFRCSWKKLGAFFHMGCCRKPQNGEDSSKFGIKTGDSVPEEEEEKSEENEKEAKIFASSSCSSPPKNALLLTRCRSAPYRSSSLACRFWGSPLANQDKNEEETEKTKLENRGFKEEEENPSLKKVSLCRNSEQGTQMDSENLGFCKGIEEEKVELKTEHVGDVRPLILTRCKSEPARTAERLNPEMNFWKKRKLGFT; the protein is encoded by the coding sequence ATGAAGCTATCGTCGAAACCCATGTCGAGTCCGGGTCGTGCTGAGAAGTATCCGCCACCATTGATGCGGTTTTTGAGAAGCAATGTCGGGAGTAGAAGCAGGGGAAGGTCACGTACAAGCCCAATGTTCGTTAGGAAAAAGAATACCGCCATTGAAACCCAAGAGCCTTCTTCGCCTAAAGTTACTTGCATGGGTCAGGTTCGTGTCAGACGCTCCAAACAAACCGCTTCCAAATCCAGTCGACCCGGACTCCCGACTCGCCGCCGTAGCCGCTGTAAATGGATCAGAAACGCTCTGTTTTTTCATCATCTCCCTGGGAAAGTCAAGGCCAAGCCTGGTTTTCGATGCTCTTGGAAGAAATTGGGGGCGTTTTTCCATATGGGGTGTTGTAGAAAACCACAGAATGGGGAAGATTCATCGAAATTTGGGATCAAAACTGGAGATTCCGTaccagaagaagaagaagaaaagagtgaAGAAAATGAGAAGGAAGCTAAGATTTTCGCATCTTCTTCCTGTTCATCGCCACCCAAAAATGCATTGCTTTTAACACGTTGTCGATCTGCTCCGTACAGATCTTCTTCTTTAGCTTGTAGGTTTTGGGGATCGCCATTAGCTAACCAAGACAAAAACGaagaagaaacagagaaaacaaagctAGAAAACAGAGGattcaaagaagaagaagagaatccCAGTTTGAAAAAAGTGTCCCTTTGCAGAAACTCGGAGCAGGGAACCCAAATGGATTCAGAAAATCTGGGATTTTGCAAGGGTATTGAAGAGGAAAAAGTGGAGTTGAAAACAGAGCACGTTGGGGATGTACGGCCTCTAATCCTCACAAGGTGTAAATCGGAACCGGCGAGAACAGCCGAAAGACTCAATCCTGAGATGAATTTctggaagaaaagaaaattgggtttcACGTGA